A region of Streptomyces sp. R44 DNA encodes the following proteins:
- a CDS encoding FMN-binding negative transcriptional regulator codes for MLIHPWDAAHDEGEWRDWLSRHDFGQLAVNGLAGEPPWVQPLHFRYEPEPGPYGRALAHLARPNPLWRALEAGPTVLLSVVDDYVYVPGHWTAPEGAPSEHGTPTSYYAAVQLRCTARVVDDPAEKAALLNRQVAHFQPEGGTASVAPGEAPFGRMLPGIRVLSLEVTDVRAKFKYAGNKPQEVQDRISERLAERAGPGDLNALAHQRRRRTNG; via the coding sequence ATGCTGATCCACCCCTGGGACGCCGCACATGACGAGGGCGAGTGGCGCGACTGGCTCTCCCGGCACGACTTCGGCCAGCTCGCCGTCAACGGCCTGGCCGGCGAGCCGCCGTGGGTGCAGCCGCTGCACTTCCGGTACGAGCCCGAGCCCGGCCCGTACGGCCGCGCCCTGGCCCACCTGGCGCGCCCCAACCCGCTCTGGCGCGCCCTGGAGGCCGGCCCGACGGTGCTCCTGAGCGTGGTGGACGACTACGTCTACGTGCCGGGGCACTGGACGGCCCCCGAGGGCGCCCCGTCCGAGCACGGGACCCCGACCTCGTACTACGCGGCCGTCCAACTGCGCTGCACCGCGCGCGTGGTCGACGATCCGGCGGAGAAGGCCGCGCTGCTCAACCGCCAGGTGGCCCACTTCCAGCCGGAGGGCGGCACCGCGTCCGTCGCCCCGGGCGAGGCCCCGTTCGGCCGCATGCTGCCGGGCATCCGGGTGCTGAGCCTGGAGGTGACCGACGTACGGGCGAAGTTCAAGTACGCGGGCAACAAGCCCCAGGAGGTCCAGGACCGGATCTCGGAGCGGCTCGCCGAACGGGCGGGCCCCGGCGACCTGAACGCCCTGGCCCACCAGCGGCGCCGCCGTACGAACGGATGA
- a CDS encoding DMT family transporter has product MHASQGRSAGLGLALASAFAFGGSGVAAKPLIEAGLDPLHVVWLRVAGAALVMLPVAWRHRDLLRRKPALLVGFGLLAVAGVQAFYFASISRIPVGVALLIEYLAPALVLGWVRFVQRRPVTRAAALGVVLAAGGLACVVQVWSGLSFDLVGLLLALAAACCQVGYFVLSDQGADEAEQADPLGVIAYGLLIGALVLTLVARPWGMDWGVLGGRADMDGTSVPAWLLLGWIVLIATVLAYVTGVISVRRLSPQVAGVVACLEAVVATVLAWILLGEHLDAPQIIGGAVVLVGAFIAQSSTPKAPPSEPVAGSGPATGADGSTERDAQLPAGRTAS; this is encoded by the coding sequence ATGCACGCGTCTCAGGGGAGAAGCGCCGGCCTGGGACTCGCCCTGGCCTCGGCCTTCGCATTCGGTGGTTCAGGAGTGGCGGCCAAGCCGCTCATCGAGGCGGGACTCGACCCGCTCCACGTGGTGTGGCTCCGGGTCGCCGGCGCCGCGCTCGTCATGCTGCCGGTGGCCTGGCGCCACCGCGACCTGCTGCGCCGCAAACCGGCCCTCCTCGTGGGCTTCGGCCTGCTCGCCGTCGCCGGAGTCCAGGCCTTCTACTTCGCCTCGATCTCCCGCATCCCCGTCGGCGTCGCCCTCCTCATCGAGTACCTCGCCCCCGCCCTCGTCCTCGGCTGGGTCCGCTTCGTCCAGCGCCGTCCCGTCACCCGCGCCGCCGCCCTCGGCGTCGTCCTCGCCGCCGGCGGCCTCGCCTGCGTCGTGCAGGTCTGGTCCGGGCTGAGCTTCGACCTCGTCGGCCTGCTCCTGGCCCTCGCCGCCGCCTGCTGCCAGGTCGGCTACTTCGTCCTCTCCGACCAGGGCGCCGACGAGGCCGAGCAGGCGGATCCGCTGGGCGTCATCGCGTACGGACTCCTCATCGGCGCGCTCGTCCTCACGCTGGTGGCCCGGCCCTGGGGCATGGACTGGGGCGTCCTCGGCGGACGGGCCGACATGGACGGGACCAGCGTCCCCGCGTGGCTGCTGCTCGGCTGGATCGTGCTGATCGCCACCGTCCTCGCGTACGTCACCGGCGTCATCTCGGTGCGCCGGCTCTCCCCGCAGGTGGCCGGTGTCGTGGCCTGTCTGGAGGCGGTCGTCGCGACCGTCCTGGCCTGGATCCTGCTCGGCGAGCACCTGGACGCGCCGCAGATCATCGGCGGTGCCGTGGTCCTGGTCGGGGCCTTCATCGCCCAGTCCTCGACACCGAAGGCACCCCCGAGCGAGCCGGTGGCCGGCTCCGGTCCGGCGACCGGAGCGGACGGGTCCACGGAGCGGGACGCGCAGTTGCCCGCCGGTCGGACCGCCTCGTAG
- a CDS encoding aminotransferase class I/II-fold pyridoxal phosphate-dependent enzyme produces the protein MLGEYRIEGRRASDIAASVERGVGAGALQPGQLLPPMRELALTLGVNPNTVAAAYRTLRERGVIETDGRRGSRVRPRPATTARGSIRVEAPAGVRDVGKGNPDPTLLPPLGEAFAEVARRYAERPGMYGEAPVDEEFGRLARAAFDADGVPAGPIGVTSSSLDAVERVLAAHLRPGDAVAVEDPGWGSLLDLVPALGLRPVPVAVDDEGPLPEAVERAIRQDGARAVIVTDRAQNPTGACVTEDRARELRRVLAAHPGVLLVEDDHGHGFVAQPLHPLAGVTDRWVLVRSVAKAYGPDLRIAAFTGDAETVDRVLGRQRLGPGWVSRLLQRTVAHLWATGAVDPAVVARAYGKRRDGLVRALARRGVEAHGRAGMNVWVPVSDETGAVARLLASGWAVAPGARFRMDAGPAIRLTVSGLTAAEVEALAEAVAGAVGPAPARSYG, from the coding sequence GTGCTAGGAGAGTATCGGATCGAAGGTCGTCGCGCATCGGACATCGCCGCCAGCGTCGAGCGGGGCGTGGGCGCGGGCGCGCTGCAGCCCGGCCAACTGCTGCCGCCCATGCGGGAATTGGCGCTCACGCTCGGTGTGAACCCGAACACCGTCGCCGCCGCCTACCGCACCCTGCGCGAGCGCGGGGTCATCGAGACGGACGGCCGGCGCGGCAGCCGGGTGCGGCCGCGCCCCGCCACGACCGCGCGCGGCTCGATCCGCGTGGAGGCCCCCGCCGGGGTCCGGGACGTGGGCAAGGGCAACCCCGACCCCACCCTGCTGCCACCCCTCGGCGAGGCCTTCGCGGAGGTCGCCCGGCGGTACGCCGAGCGGCCCGGGATGTACGGAGAGGCCCCCGTCGACGAGGAGTTCGGCCGCCTCGCCCGCGCCGCCTTCGACGCGGACGGCGTGCCCGCCGGGCCGATCGGCGTCACCTCCAGCTCCCTCGACGCCGTCGAGCGGGTGCTCGCCGCCCACCTCAGGCCCGGTGACGCCGTCGCCGTCGAGGACCCGGGCTGGGGCAGCCTCCTCGACCTCGTGCCCGCGCTCGGGCTGCGCCCGGTGCCGGTCGCCGTCGACGACGAGGGCCCGCTCCCCGAGGCGGTCGAGCGGGCGATCCGACAGGACGGGGCGCGGGCCGTGATCGTCACCGACCGGGCGCAGAACCCGACGGGGGCCTGTGTCACCGAGGACCGGGCCCGGGAGCTGCGGCGCGTCCTCGCCGCGCACCCCGGCGTGCTGCTCGTCGAGGACGACCACGGGCACGGCTTCGTCGCGCAGCCCCTCCACCCGCTGGCCGGCGTCACCGACCGCTGGGTGCTCGTCCGTTCGGTGGCCAAGGCCTACGGGCCCGACCTGCGGATCGCCGCCTTCACCGGCGACGCCGAGACCGTCGACCGGGTGCTCGGACGGCAGCGGCTCGGCCCCGGCTGGGTCAGCAGGCTGCTCCAGCGGACCGTCGCCCACCTCTGGGCCACGGGCGCGGTGGACCCGGCCGTCGTCGCCCGCGCGTACGGCAAGCGGCGCGACGGGCTCGTGCGGGCCCTGGCCCGGCGCGGCGTCGAGGCGCACGGGCGGGCCGGCATGAACGTCTGGGTGCCGGTATCCGACGAGACCGGCGCGGTGGCCCGGCTGCTCGCCTCGGGCTGGGCGGTCGCACCGGGCGCCCGCTTCCGGATGGACGCGGGGCCGGCGATCCGGCTCACCGTCTCGGGCCTCACCGCCGCCGAGGTCGAGGCCCTGGCCGAGGCGGTGGCGGGGGCGGTGGGGCCGGCGCCGGCGCGGAGCTACGGCTAG
- a CDS encoding pyridoxamine 5'-phosphate oxidase family protein → MSAAADTSTTPDTSAPSDTYTPTDRTVPTRSRQRASYDKDLVHSILDEAYVCHLGFVRDGAPVVLPTLFGRVGERLYVHGSTGSRPLRAAGDGVAAPGLPVCLTVTHVDGLVLARSAFHHSLNYRSVVVHGTAHQVTDPDELRTALDALVDHVVPGRSADSRPGNAKEIAATAVIRLDLDEVSAKVRTGGPNDDPEDLGLPYWSGVIPVQGGYGTPVPSDDLDPSVALPSYLTAL, encoded by the coding sequence ATGAGCGCCGCCGCCGACACGAGCACCACTCCCGACACGTCCGCGCCGAGCGACACCTACACGCCGACCGACCGCACGGTGCCCACGCGCTCCCGGCAGCGCGCCTCGTACGACAAGGACCTCGTCCACTCGATACTCGACGAGGCCTACGTCTGCCACCTCGGCTTCGTCCGCGACGGCGCGCCGGTCGTCCTGCCGACGCTGTTCGGCCGGGTCGGCGAGCGGCTCTACGTCCACGGCTCCACCGGCTCGCGGCCGCTGCGCGCGGCCGGCGACGGCGTGGCGGCCCCCGGTCTGCCCGTCTGCCTGACCGTGACGCACGTCGACGGCCTCGTGCTCGCCCGCTCCGCCTTCCACCACTCGCTCAACTACCGCTCGGTCGTCGTCCACGGCACCGCCCACCAGGTCACCGACCCGGACGAGCTGCGGACGGCCCTCGACGCCCTCGTGGACCACGTCGTCCCCGGCCGCTCCGCCGACTCGCGCCCCGGGAACGCCAAGGAGATCGCCGCCACCGCCGTGATCCGGCTCGACCTGGACGAGGTCTCGGCGAAGGTCCGCACCGGCGGCCCCAACGACGACCCCGAGGACCTCGGCCTCCCGTACTGGTCGGGTGTGATCCCCGTCCAGGGCGGCTACGGCACCCCGGTCCCGTCCGACGACCTCGACCCGTCCGTCGCCCTGCCCTCCTACCTCACCGCGCTCTGA
- a CDS encoding DMT family transporter, with translation MSNSSGSALSVGRSLLYLIVAGIAWGTAGAAASLIFRVSDMGPLALSFWRCVGGLALLLGALALRPRRAAARTEPEARGRRTARILGTGIGLTVFQSAYFAAVEATGLAVGTVVTLGAGPVLIAIGARLTMGERLGRGGIAAVAGALAGLFVLVLGGGAAEVRPLGVVLAVVSAAGYAAITLLTRWLGRDGGGTDALATTTWAFAIGAVGLLPAALAEGLVPHTDAPVSVVLLLVYVAAVPTALAYALYFAGAAVVRAATVSVIMLLEPVSAALIAVSLLGERLTAAIVLGTLLLLAAVTGLALAEARTAMEARRREPVAA, from the coding sequence GTGTCGAACTCCTCGGGATCCGCCCTGTCCGTCGGGCGGAGCCTCCTCTATCTGATCGTCGCCGGCATCGCCTGGGGCACGGCCGGCGCCGCCGCCTCGCTGATCTTCCGCGTCAGCGACATGGGCCCGCTCGCCCTCTCCTTCTGGCGCTGCGTCGGCGGCCTCGCCCTGCTGCTCGGCGCGCTGGCGCTGCGGCCCCGGCGGGCGGCCGCCCGCACCGAGCCGGAAGCGCGCGGCCGGCGGACGGCCCGCATCCTCGGCACGGGCATCGGTCTCACCGTCTTCCAGAGCGCGTACTTCGCCGCCGTCGAGGCCACCGGCCTCGCGGTCGGCACCGTCGTCACCCTGGGCGCGGGACCCGTCCTCATCGCGATCGGGGCCCGGCTCACCATGGGGGAGCGGCTCGGCCGCGGCGGGATCGCCGCGGTCGCCGGAGCGCTCGCCGGACTCTTCGTCCTCGTCCTCGGCGGCGGGGCCGCGGAGGTACGTCCCCTCGGCGTCGTCCTCGCGGTGGTCTCGGCGGCCGGATACGCGGCGATCACCCTGCTCACCCGGTGGCTCGGCCGTGACGGCGGCGGTACGGACGCCCTGGCGACGACCACCTGGGCCTTCGCCATCGGCGCGGTCGGGCTGCTGCCGGCGGCGCTCGCGGAGGGGCTCGTCCCGCACACCGACGCGCCGGTGAGCGTGGTGCTGCTGCTGGTGTACGTGGCGGCGGTGCCGACCGCACTCGCCTATGCGCTGTACTTCGCCGGGGCGGCCGTCGTCCGGGCGGCCACCGTCTCCGTGATCATGCTCCTGGAGCCGGTGAGCGCGGCCCTGATCGCGGTCTCGCTGCTCGGCGAGCGGCTCACCGCGGCGATCGTCCTCGGCACGCTGCTGCTGCTCGCCGCCGTGACGGGCCTCGCCCTCGCGGAGGCGCGGACGGCGATGGAGGCGCGCCGGCGGGAGCCGGTGGCGGCGTAG
- a CDS encoding Clp protease N-terminal domain-containing protein, translating to MHHPVPRPQPLPSSVAPRAELAPFLTPSLATVVSGARRRALRDGDRQIDTAHLLHSLVESDPEVGAAFEGGHQPARVLGYLVQRSIGYGLRWQRTEEESAVRRLLPAARGAEPAGTRPSPWSPAAAAALEAAFRRAAERGEPQARGLDLLAAVAADPESRAVEVLRRAGVEPAALGARAAALLAARDEEPSQQV from the coding sequence GTGCACCATCCCGTCCCGCGCCCTCAGCCGCTCCCGTCCTCCGTCGCCCCGCGCGCGGAGCTCGCGCCCTTCCTGACCCCGTCGCTCGCGACGGTGGTCTCGGGTGCGCGCCGCAGAGCCCTCAGGGACGGCGACCGTCAGATCGACACCGCCCACCTCCTGCACTCGCTCGTCGAATCCGACCCCGAGGTCGGCGCCGCCTTCGAGGGCGGCCATCAGCCGGCCCGCGTCCTCGGCTACCTCGTCCAGCGGTCCATCGGCTACGGCCTGCGCTGGCAGCGTACGGAGGAGGAGTCGGCGGTCCGGCGCCTGCTTCCCGCCGCGCGCGGTGCCGAACCCGCCGGCACCCGGCCTTCCCCCTGGTCGCCGGCCGCTGCCGCCGCCCTGGAAGCCGCCTTCCGGCGGGCCGCCGAGCGGGGCGAACCCCAGGCCCGCGGCCTCGATCTGCTCGCCGCCGTCGCCGCCGATCCCGAGAGCCGGGCCGTCGAGGTGCTGCGCCGCGCGGGGGTCGAACCGGCCGCGCTGGGCGCCCGTGCCGCCGCCCTTCTGGCCGCCCGCGACGAGGAGCCGTCTCAACAGGTGTAA